In a single window of the Paenibacillus sp. MMS20-IR301 genome:
- a CDS encoding ABC transporter permease subunit, producing the protein MSVPFVIWAFVFSYLPLWGWTMAFQKFQIGKPFFDQTWVGLDNFKELFQDSQFFNALRNTLAMSFMGLIAGFMVPIIFAILINEVRSSFLKRFAQTVSYLPHFVSWVVVAGIVTKMLATDNGAVNQLLLQLHIIQEPIQFMAKENLFWYIVTSADIWKETGWNAIIYLAAIAGIGPELYEACRVDGASRLRQIWHITLPGIRSTVIILLIMSIGHLVSIGFEKQFLLGNHLVQEKSEVLDLYALNYGLGMGRYSFGTAINIFNSVVSLMLLFLANGIFKKVTKESIM; encoded by the coding sequence CCCTCTTTGGGGCTGGACGATGGCCTTTCAAAAGTTCCAGATCGGCAAGCCGTTTTTTGACCAGACATGGGTTGGACTGGATAATTTCAAGGAGCTGTTTCAGGATTCCCAGTTCTTCAATGCACTCCGCAATACGCTGGCAATGAGCTTTATGGGGCTGATTGCAGGATTTATGGTACCTATTATTTTTGCAATCCTGATTAATGAAGTACGCTCCTCTTTCCTGAAGAGATTTGCTCAAACGGTTTCATACCTGCCGCACTTTGTCTCCTGGGTGGTCGTAGCCGGCATCGTGACCAAAATGCTCGCAACAGATAATGGTGCGGTCAACCAGCTTCTGCTGCAGCTGCACATCATCCAGGAGCCGATTCAATTTATGGCCAAAGAAAATCTGTTCTGGTATATCGTCACCAGCGCTGATATCTGGAAGGAGACCGGCTGGAATGCGATTATCTATCTGGCAGCGATTGCCGGAATCGGACCTGAATTGTATGAAGCTTGCCGTGTAGACGGTGCCAGCCGGCTGAGACAAATCTGGCATATTACACTGCCGGGTATCCGCTCAACGGTAATTATTCTGCTTATTATGTCTATCGGCCACCTCGTCAGTATCGGCTTTGAGAAGCAGTTCCTCCTTGGCAATCATCTGGTGCAGGAGAAGTCAGAGGTACTCGATCTCTATGCTCTGAATTACGGGCTCGGAATGGGGCGGTATTCATTTGGTACAGCCATTAACATCTTCAATTCAGTAGTCAGTTTAATGCTGTTATTCCTGGCCAACGGCATTTTCAAAAAGGTTACTAAAGAGAGCATCATGTAG